AACTCTGGTATGTGTACGGAGACATATGGAGCCTACAGACATCACTACCACTCGAACTATGCAGTCTGTCTTTGTTATTATCGGCATTGTTACTACTGACATGCAGTCGACTGCTGCATTCTGCACTGCTGTTTGCAGGCATAGCTGGAGCCCTTATGGCGATCCTGACTCCTAATCTGGGTTATGGTTATGCACATTTTCGATTCATTCAATTTTTCGTCGCTCATGCCTGTATCATTTTGGCTTTACTCTACATGACCTGGGTGGAACAGCTACGACCTAGCTGGAGATCTGTAGCAGGTTCAATGATATTTGTGAATGTGGCAGCACTAGTTGTATACATTGTAGATGTCTTGCTCGACGCAAATTACATGTTTTTGAGACACAAGCCGAGTACACCCTCGGTGCTTGATATGTTAGGTCCGTATCCCATGTACATCCTTGGGGAAGAGATCCTGGCGCTAGTCCTGTTCTCGCTGATGTACATTTTGCTCTTTGCCATTCCAGACCGGTTGAACCATCGTGTGAAAAAGGGTAAAAGCTCCGCGGTATAGTGATAATCTTTGCAGTTGCATCTGCACCGGATTATAAACTTCTTATAGATAAAATATCCCGCAGTAATCTGATCGGGTCAGATCGCTTGCGGGATGTTTGGGCGTTGTCCCTGAATGGGACCAACTTATATTTATATTTTATCCACGGAGCAAAGATTCCGCACCATCCACGTAGATTCGTGTACCAGTAACATGAGAGGCTTCATCGGAAGCGAGGAACAG
The window above is part of the Paenibacillus sp. 1781tsa1 genome. Proteins encoded here:
- a CDS encoding TIGR02206 family membrane protein gives rise to the protein MAYPPWLDPYDAEPFILFSTSHIISISVITALIVLMFLLRRRLRSWSERARRKLRIVLACIMFTCEIVLQLWYVYGDIWSLQTSLPLELCSLSLLLSALLLLTCSRLLHSALLFAGIAGALMAILTPNLGYGYAHFRFIQFFVAHACIILALLYMTWVEQLRPSWRSVAGSMIFVNVAALVVYIVDVLLDANYMFLRHKPSTPSVLDMLGPYPMYILGEEILALVLFSLMYILLFAIPDRLNHRVKKGKSSAV